A stretch of Prunus dulcis chromosome 6, ALMONDv2, whole genome shotgun sequence DNA encodes these proteins:
- the LOC117632425 gene encoding UDP-glycosyltransferase 92A1, protein MAQNKEHIVMFPFMAQGHIIPFLALAQLLEQKKGCTITLINTPLNIKKLSSSLSPSSSIRLLEIPFKSSDHGLPPDAENTNALTRHLFFKLVQATLSLKPSFKHLMHNLVHERNGQHGRPACIISDIFFGWTTEIAHELGMRHAVFSTAGGFGTACYYSACLHLPHLKAKSDETEFTLPDFPEANKFHFSQLPESLRASNGTDLFALHWKKIFTETVKTDGFIINAVEELDRIGTMYLRKTFNMPVWAIGPLLLSSNGTNRAGREAKLTPEACKNWLDAKTPNSVLYISFGSQNILSKSQMMQLAMALEASGKNFIWVVRPPLEYDIDSEFKEDEWLPKGFVQRIKTQNKGLIVENWAPQVEILSHKATSAFLSHCGWNSVVESLIHGVPLIGWPMASEQFFNAKYLVEQVGVCVEVARGRSCEVRHEDIVATMDLVMNATEKGNQMRRKACEVKEIIKDAMKDEDGYKGSSIKALEDFSYCLMEL, encoded by the coding sequence ATGGCACAAAACAAGGAACACATAGTTATGTTCCCATTCATGGCACAAGGCCACATAATTCCATTCTTGGCTTTGGCCCAACTACTAGAGCAGAAAAAGGGTTGCACCATAACCCTCATCAACACCCCACTCAACATCAAGAAGCTCAGCTCCTCTTTATCTCCAAGCTCCTCCATTCGCCTCCTTGAAATCCCTTTCAAAAGCTCCGACCACGGCCTCCCTCCTGATGCCGAAAACACCAATGCCTTAACCCGCCATCTCTTCTTCAAACTCGTTCAAGCTACCTTGTCCCTCAAACCCTCTTTCAAACATCTCATGCACAATCTTGTTCATGAAAGAAATGGACAACATGGACGACCAGCTTGCATCATCAGCGACATCTTCTTTGGATGGACTACAGAGATAGCTCATGAGCTTGGCATGCGCCATGCTGTGTTTTCCACAGCTGGAGGGTTTGGCACAGCGTGCTATTACTCAGCATGCTTGCATTTACCTCATCTGAAAGCAAAATCTGATGAAACTGAATTCACCCTACCTGATTTTCCGGAAGCTAATAAATTCCATTTCTCCCAGCTCCCAGAAAGTCTCAGAGCCAGCAATGGCACTGACCTTTTTGCATTGCActggaaaaaaatatttactgAGACGGTGAAAACCGACGGGTTTATAATCAACGCAGTGGAGGAGCTTGACAGAATTGGAACAATGTACCTCAGGAAGACCTTTAACATGCCAGTTTGGGCAATAGGGCCACTTCTTCTATCATCAAATGGAACTAACAGAGCTGGAAGAGAAGCCAAACTCACACCAGAGGCATGCAAAAACTGGCTTGATGCGAAAACACCCAATTCGGTTTTGTACATATCATTTGGTTCTCAGAATATACTATCCAAGTCTCAGATGATGCAGTTGGCAATGGCATTGGAGGCTAgtggaaaaaatttcatttgggTTGTTAGGCCACCATTGGAATATGATATAGATTCAGAGTTCAAGGAGGATGAATGGTTGCCAAAGGGGTTCGTGCAGAGGAttaaaactcaaaacaaaggGTTAATTGTGGAAAATTGGGCACCTCAAGTTGAAATTCTGTCTCATAAAGCAACCTCTGCTTTTTTGAGCCATTGTGGGTGGAATTCAGTGGTGGAGTCCCTGATCCATGGGGTGCCTTTAATTGGGTGGCCTATGGCTTCTGAACAGTTTTTTAATGCCAAGTATTTGGTGGAGCAGGTTGGGGTTTGTGTGGAGGTAGCAAGAGGGAGGAGCTGTGAGGTTAGGCATGAAGATATAGTGGCAACGATGGATTTGGTGATGAATGCGACAGAGAAAGGGAatcaaatgagaagaaaagCTTGTGAGGTCAAGGAAATTATTAAGGATGCCATGAAGGATGAAGATGGATACAAGGGGTCGTCTATTAAAGCTTTGGAAGACTTCTCTTACTGCTTGATGGAGTTATGA
- the LOC117633097 gene encoding uncharacterized protein LOC117633097, whose translation MRGSAEESYSLLPSYCYELERTNSGTLTYIETDAADHFLYFFMSIGACIRGFKSSMRSVIAVDATHLKCKYKGVLFVATAFDGNRNIYPVAFGIGDLETDAAWEWFLRKLHCAIGDCSNLVVISDRNVSIQHGLRRVFPGASHGICFYHLKGNMKASFHLKQRDPILGYFIRAAKSYRLAEFNRHFSMINNERGRNYLLRAGVQKWSRAHCDGRRYNVMTTNIVESINSVLRFAKMLPVLHLIDEITNLLLTWFSQRRDLAMKCHSTLCPDLGEHKLRKRLDAASRMNVVKINDVEYNVLDGDLNGLVHLANRSCTCRKFDLEQLPCKHAIAVCRHLNLNPYSFASSYYTRATWAAAYAESIYPVPPKGTWVIPEHLNNVKILPPVCKVMPGRRKMQRVPSKGEDSRQKKCSRCGVKGHYRNTCKQSVPLKN comes from the coding sequence ATGAGAGGGTCTGCAGAAGAGTCGTATTCCCTTCTCCCTTCCTATTGTTATGAGTTGGAGCGTACAAATTCGGGAACTTTGACATACATTGAGACTGATGCAGCCGACcacttcttatatttttttatgtccATTGGTGCATGCATACGAGGATTTAAGTCATCAATGCGGTCCGTGATTGCTGTTGATGCTACCCATTTGAAGTGCAAGTATAAaggtgttttgtttgttgcgaCCGCATTTGACGGAAATCGCAACATATATCCTGTTGCCTTTGGGATTGGAGATTTGGAGACGGATGCAGCATGGGAGtggtttttgagaaaattacaTTGTGCAATTGGTGATTGCTCGAATCTTGTTGTCATATCTGATCGCAATGTTAGCATACAACATGGGTTGCGTAGAGTTTTTCCTGGGGCAAGCCATGGTATTTGCTTTTATCACTTGAAGGGCAATATGAAAGCCTCATTTCACTTGAAGCAACGGGATCCGATATTGGGGTATTTTATAAGGGCAGCGAAGTCTTATCGTCTAGCGGAGTTCAATCGTCACTTCTCGATGATAAACAATGAGCGAGGGCGAAATTATCTACTACGTGCAGGCGTTCAGAAGTGGTCACGGGCCCACTGTGATGGACGACGCTATAATGTGATGACAACGAATATTGTGGAGTCCATTAATTCAGTTCTTCGTTTTGCAAAGATGCTTCCGGTCCTACACTTGATCGATGAAATCACAAATTTACTTCTCACTTGGTTTAGTCAACGTCGAGATTTAGCAATGAAATGTCATTCTACATTGTGCCCTGATTTGGGTGAACATAAGTTAAGGAAGAGGTTAGACGCTGCGTCAAGGATGAATGTGGTCAAAATCAATGATGTTGAGTATAATGTTCTGGATGGAGATTTGAACGGTCTGGTGCACTTGGCAAACCGTAGTTGTACGTGCAGGAAGTTTGACTTGGAGCAACTCCCGTGCAAGCATGCTATTGCGGTGTGTCGGCACTTGAATTTGAACCCCTACTCCTTTGCCTCTTCTTATTATACACGAGCTACATGGGCAGCTGCATATGCTGAATCTATTTATCCTGTACCACCTAAAGGCACATGGGTTATTCCCGAACATTTGAACAATGTCAAAATCCTCCCTCCTGTTTGTAAGGTTATGCCGGGCCGTCGCAAAATGCAAAGAGTACCTTCCAAAGGAGAGGACTCCCGGCAAAAAAAATGCTCAAGGTGTGGTGTGAAGGGCCACTACCGAAATACATGCAAACAATCTGTCCCTCTCAAGAACTGA
- the LOC117633213 gene encoding carbamoyl-phosphate synthase small chain, chloroplastic-like, whose amino-acid sequence MAITVAINLALINPSTLFHPKSPNPSKLRAFTLRCSSATSTAVPDLAEIPWKTSDARLVLEDGSIWRAKSFGASGTQVGEVVFNTSLTGYQEILTDPSYAGQFILMTNPHIGNTGVNFDDQESRQCFLAGLVVRSISISTSNWRCAETLGDYLAERNIMGIYDIDTRVITRRLRQDGSLIGVLSTERTKTDEELLEMSRSWDIVGVDLISGVSCKAPHDWVDKTNPEWEFNSSKRGGEAFRVIAYDFGIKHNILKR is encoded by the exons ATGGCCATAACAGTAGCTATCAACTTAGCTCTAATAAATCCATCGACTTTATTTCATCCCAAGTCTCCGAACCCTTCAAAGCTCAGAGCTTTCACTCTCAGATGCTCCTCCGCCACCTCAACCGCGGTCCCTG ATTTGGCAGAAATACCTTGGAAGACTTCAGATGCTAGACTTGTGCTTGAAGATGGTTCAATCTGGAGAGCAAAGTCGTTTGGTGCTTCAGGGACCCAAGTTGGTGAAGTTGTATTCAATACATCCTTGACCGG GTACCAAGAAATTCTTACAGACCCTAGTTATGCTGGCCAATTTATTCTCATGACAAACCCACATATTGGAAATACTGGTGTAAATTTTG ATGATCAAGAATCAAGGCAATGTTTCCTTGCTGGTCTAGTGGTTAGAAGTATAAGTATCAG TACTTCAAATTGGAGATGTGCAGAAACACTTGGTGATTATTTAGCAGAAAGGAATATCATGGGAATTT ATGATATTGACACACGTGTTATCACCCGAAGATTAAGGCAAGATGGAAGCCTTATTGGTGTTTTGAGCACAGAAAGGACAAAAACAGATGAAGAACTATTGGAAATGTCTCGTTCATGGGACATTGTTG GGGTTGATTTAATAAGTGGTGTGTCATGTAAGGCCCCTCATGATTGGGTTGATAAAACAAATCCAGAGTGGGAATTTAACTCCAGTAAAAGAGGTGGAGAGGCATTCCGT GTTATAGCATATGATTTTGGAATCAAGCATAATATACTCAAGCGCTAG
- the LOC117633103 gene encoding carbamoyl-phosphate synthase small chain, chloroplastic-like → MKPDGVLFSNGPGDPSAVPYAVETVKEIIGKVPAFGICMGHQLLGLALGGKTFKMKFGHHGGNHPVRNLCSGHVEISAQNHNYAVDSSSLPEGVEVTHVNLNDGSCAGLAYPAQNIMSIQYHPEASPGPHDSDYGM, encoded by the exons ATGAAACCAGATGGGGTCCTTTTCAGCAATGGCCCTGGAGACCCATCTGCTGTTCCTTATGCTGTTGAAACAGTTAAGGAGATCATTGGAAAGGTTCCTGCTTTTGGAATCTGCATGGGTCATCAGTTGCTTGGCTTGGCATTAGGTGGTAAAACTTTTAAAATGAAGTTTGGCCACCATGGAGGAAATCATCCAGTCCGTAATCTTTGTAGCGGACATGTTGAGATAAGCGCTCAG AATCACAATTATGCAGTTGACTCTTCATCACTTCCAGAGGGTGTAGAAGTAACTCATGTCAATCTTAACGATGGAAGCTGTGCTGGTCTTGCCTATCCTGCACAAAACATCATGTCTATTCAGTACCACCCTGAAGCATCTCCAGGACCCCATGATTCGGACTATGGTATGTGA
- the LOC117632962 gene encoding IRK-interacting protein, with the protein MAAFTTDSKKFQDQESNNNSIKNEVSRQEIQAAIAKAVELRALHAALVQGSSPANLRFPSSSPASRPASQFSAQDYPVFTPSYEDEPLPGYHHVPMMNRTLSESWDEYGLEEGNGDEAVLSSYKDNSSSRKGFPSDLANFESHACPAEDHKSVTGSCTNQITVLQTSPANEFYRSSRRNSLGDFNSLSSCNRCKPAIITSELESGMRNCRNSNTVVPLTDSHSSVQSQPKSRGVISWLFPRLRKKHRNESSPNRTESEEVSQVYRDLGIMSIETLKKELIQANENRDAALMEVSEMKSSVGELKQKLDYLETYCEELKRALRQATHARSCQTPEKLGNFPKRGKSNDGNAENLMPVSEEVMVEGFLQIVSEARLSVKQFCKILVAQIEVTDNTLVDNLNMLLQPFKLSLSSKYSKAVLYHLEAIINQSLYQDFENCVFQKNGSPKLLDPQQARQAQFSSFVALRNLSWNEVLRKGTKYYCEEFSKFCDQKMSCIITTLNWTRPWPEQVLQAFFVATKCIWLLHLLAFSFNPPLGILRVEENRSFDPHYMEDMFMDRQRSHSSSRVKIMVMPGFYVQDKVLRCKVLCRYKSAGSIS; encoded by the exons atGGCTGCTTTTACTACAGATAGCAAAAAATTTCAGGACCAAGAGAGTAATAATAACAGTATCAAAAATGAAGTTAGCAGGCAAGAAATTCAAGCTGCCATTGCCAAAGCAGTGGAGCTGAGAGCTCTTCATGCTGCTTTGGTGCAAGGAAGCAGCCCTGCAAATCTCAggtttccttcttcttcccctGCCTCACGCCCTGCTTCTCAGTTCTCTGCTCAAGACTACCCTGTTTTCACACCT AGTTATGAAGATGAACCATTACCTGGGTACCATCATGTTCCGATGATGAATCGAACATTATCTGAAAGTTGGGATGAATATGGCCTGGAAGAAGGAAATGGGGATGAAGCAGTTCTATCAAGTTACAAGGACAACTCATCTTCAAGAAAAGGGTTTCCTTCTGACTTAGCCAACTTTGAGTCCCATGCTTGCCCAGCTGAGGATCATAAATCTGTGACTGGCTCATGTACAAACCAAATCACTGTGCTTCAAACATCACCTGCTAACGAGTTCTACAGGTCAAGTAGGAGAAATAGTTTGGGGGATTTCAACTCACTGTCATCTTGTAATAGATGCAAGCCTGCAATTATAACCAGCGAATTGGAAAGTGGAATGAGAAACTGCAGGAATTCTAATACTGTTGTGCCATTAACAGATTCTCATTCATCCGTTCAGTCACAGCCAAAAAGCCGGGGTGTGATTTCATGGTTGTTTCCAAGGCTAAGGAAGAAGCACAGGAATGAAAGTTCTCCGAACCGAACAGAATCCGAGGAAGTTTCCCAAGTTTATAGGGACTTGGGGATAATGTCAATTGAGACATTGAAGAAGGAGCTCATACAAGCAAATGAGAATCGAGATGCAGCCTTAATGGAGGTTTCTGAGATGAAATCTTCAGTTGGGGAGCTGAAACAGAAGCTGGACTATTTGGAAACTTACTGTGAAGAGCTGAAGAGAGCTCTAAGACAAGCAACACATGCTAGGAGTTGCCAAACCCCGGAAAAGCTGGGGAATTTTCCAAAGAGAGGAAAATCCAATGATGGGAATGCAGAAAACTTAATGCCGGTCAGCGAGGAAGTAATGGTGGAAGGTTTCTTGCAGATAGTATCAGAAGCAAGACTGTCAGTAAAACAATTCTGCAAGATCCTTGTAGCACAAATTGAAGTAACAGATAACACCCTGGTGGACAATTTGAATATGCTTCTCCAACCATTTAAATTGTCATTAAGTTCCAAGTACTCCAAGGCAGTTTTGTACCATTTGGAAGCCATCATAAACCAGTCACTCTACCAAGACTTTGAAAACTGTGTGTTTCAGAAGAATGGCTCACCAAAGCTTCTAGACCCTCAACAAGCTCGCCAAGCGCAGTTTTCATCGTTCGTGGCGCTTAGAAATTTGAGCTGGAATGAAGTGTTAAGGAAGGGAACAAAGTATTACTGTGAGGAATTCAGTAAGTTTTGTGATCAGAAGATGAGTTGCATCATTACAACACTAAATTGGACTCGGCCATGGCCTGAGCAGGTTCTTCAAGCATTCTTTGTCGCTACCAAATGCATTTGGTTGCTTCatttgcttgcattttcattcAATCCACCGCTAGGAATTTTGAGGGTCGAAGAGAATAGGAGCTTTGATCCACATTACATGGAAGACATGTTCATGGATAGACAAAGATCGCATAGTTCAAGCCGAGTTAAGATTATGGTAATGCCAGGGTTTTATGTTCAGGACAAGGTTTTAAGATGTAAAGTTCTTTGCAGGTACAAGTCTGCTGGTTCAATAAGTtga
- the LOC117629893 gene encoding histone H3.2 codes for MARTKQTARKSTGGKAPRKQLATKAARKSAPATGGVKKPHRFRPGTVALREIRKYQKSTELLIRKLPFQRLVREIAQDFKTDLRFQSSAVAALQEAAEAYLVGLFEDTNLCAIHAKRVTIMPKDIQLARRIRGERA; via the coding sequence ATGGCCCGTACCAAGCAGACTGCTCGTAAGTCCACCGGAGGCAAGGCTCCACGCAAGCAGCTGGCCACAAAGGCTGCCCGGAAGTCAGCTCCGGCTACCGGAGGAGTGAAGAAGCCTCACCGTTTCAGGCCAGGAACTGTGGCCCTGAGGGAGATCAGAAAGTACCAGAAGAGCACTGAGCTCTTGATCCGCAAGCTTCCATTTCAGAGGCTTGTGAGGGAGATTGCTCAGGACTTCAAGACCGATCTCCGGTTCCAGAGCAGCGCCGTGGCGGCGCTGCAAGAGGCGGCGGAGGCCTACTTGGTGGGTCTGTTTGAGGACACCAATCTCTGTGCCATTCACGCTAAGAGGGTCACCATTATGCCCAAGGACATTCAGCTCGCTCGCAGGATCAGGGGCGAGAGGGCTTAG
- the LOC117633108 gene encoding G-type lectin S-receptor-like serine/threonine-protein kinase RLK1 produces the protein MEMAFTAQLLLLSSLFLQPVLALSQTNGSIAVGGSLTATAEGNSSSSWLSPSGDFAFGFRPLGNNDLFLLSIWYAKIPDRTIVWYANNNPVGAPAAPLGSTVNLTAHSGLVLTRPRGEELWKSENIVGVVANGVFNDTGNFVLEDDSSKKLWESFKNPTDTILPGQIIEREGNLASRQSETNYSNGRFQLQLQPDGNLLLNSVNFTTGSTNRPYYVSATTKGTVPGSEGKQLVFNDSGCIYVLRENGGKFALGNTRVSAMAYYTRATLNFDGVFAQYVHPKTFSGNASWEPLWSLPENICLDIDADKGPGVCGLNSICTFSPADKRPKCECPRGFSLHDPNDLYGICEPDFGKNSIEPVGKRSCPSHMGEWIAVYMQVATAYIKFRKDNSTRPVPPSPSPDDKKNKQTTFLGVRPVISATALVVCLVLIAAAFSLGLYFTFQKKQVRIMQSGLNINLRPFSYQELHEATNGFTEELGRGTFGVVYKGIIQNGSQVQVAVKKLRCVKQDGDEEFKAEVNVIGKTHHKNLVRLLGYCDEGQQRLLVYELLSNGTLASFLFADVKPSWGQRIKIAFGIAKGLEYLHEECRTPIIHCDIKPQNILLDDNCTARIADFGLAKLLMMNQSHTHTAIRGTKGYVAPKWFRNMPITTKVDVYSFGVVLLEIICCRRSVDVENNCEGKAILTNWVYDCYQEGKIDAVLDHKTEALHDKKNLEKSVMVAIWCIQEDPSLRPTMRKVVQMLEGVVEVHAPPCPSSYTSSA, from the exons ATGGAAATGGCTTTTACTGCACAGCTGCTTCTGCTGTCCTCATTGTTTCTACAACCAGTTCTAGCGCTTTCCCAAACTAATGGTAGCATAGCAGTTGGTGGTTCTCTTACTGCAACTGCAGAAGGAAACTCCTCCTCATCATGGCTTTCTCCATCTGGTGATTTTGCCTTTGGATTTCGGCCACTTGGAAACAATGATCTTTTCTTGCTTTCAATATGGTATGCCAAAATACCAGACAGAACCATAGTTTGGTATGCAAATAATAACCCTGTAGGTGCACCTGCTGCACCTCTGGGATCAACTGTGAATTTGACTGCTCACAGTGGACTAGTGCTCACACGTCCTCGAGGCGAAGAGTTATGGAAATCTGAAAACATAGTTGGTGTTGTTGCCAATGGGGTTTTCAATGATACCGGCAACTTTGTTCTTGAAGATGACAGTTCGAAGAAGTTGTGGGAGTCTTTCAAGAATCCTACTGATACTATATTGCCTGGACAGATAATTGAAAGAGAAGGAAACCTTGCTTCTCGACAATCGGAGACTAACTATTCCAACGGACGGTTCCAGCTACAGTTGCAGCCAGACGGGAACCTGCTGCTCAACTCCGTAAACTTCACAACGGGGTCTACTAACAGACCGTACTATGTAAGCGCCACTACCAAGGGGACAGTGCCAGGAAGTGAAGGTAAACAGTTGGTTTTCAATGACTCAGGCTGCATATATGTCCTGAGAGAGAATGGTGGAAAATTCGCATTGGGAAATACTAGGGTCTCAGCAATGGCCTATTATACTAGAGCAACTCTTAACTTTGATGGGGTTTTTGCTCAGTATGTTCACCCAAAGACTTTTTCTGGCAATGCAAGCTGGGAACCTCTTTGGTCACTGCCAGAAAATATTTGCCTGGATATTGATGCTGATAAAGGTCCTGGGGTTTGTGGACTCAATAGTATCTGCACATTCAGTCCAGCAGATAAGAGGCCAAAATGTGAATGCCCAAGAGGGTTCTCTTTGCATGATCCAAATGACCTATACGGAATCTGCGAACCCGATTTCGGAAAAAAct CAATCGAACCTGTTGGAAAAAGGAGTTGCCCCTCTCATATGGGAGAGTGGATAGCAGTCTACATGCAAGTTGCAACGGCCTACATCAAATTCAGGAAGGACAATTCAACTCGACCAGTCCCTCCATCGCCAAGTCCAGATGATAAGAAGAATAAGCAGACCACTTTCTTGGGTGTACGACCGGTGATTTCAGCTACCGCTCTCGTGGTTTGTCTTGTTTTAATTGCTGCTGCATTTTCTCTTGGACTATACTTCACTTTTCAGAAGAAACAGGTCAGGATTATGCAAAGTGGTTTGAACATAAATTTGCGTCCTTTTAGTTACCAAGAGCTTCACGAAGCTACAAATGGATTCACGGAAGAATTAGGAAGGGGTACTTTTGGGGTAGTTTACAAAGGAATAATACAAAATGGTTCTCAAGTCCAAGTGGCAGTGAAGAAGCTACGCTGCGTGAAACAAGATGGTGATGAGGAATTCAAGGCAGAAGTGAATGTAATTGGGAAGACACATCACAAGAATCTGGTACGTCTGCTCGGATATTGTGACGAGGGACAACAACGTTTACTAGTATATGAACTCTTGAGCAATGGCACATTAGCAAGCTTCCTTTTTGCTGATGTGAAACCAAGTTGGGGGCAACGAATCAAAATTGCTTTTGGAATTGCCAAAGGACTTGAGTACTTGCATGAAGAGTGCAGAACCCCAATCATCCATTGCGATATAAAGCCTCAGAACATACTTCTTGACGATAATTGCACTGCCCGGATCGCTGATTTTGGATTGGCAAAGCTTTTGATGATGAATCAGAGCCACACTCATACTGCCATCCGAGGAACAAAAGGGTATGTTGCACCCAAGTGGTTTAGGAACATGCCAATCACTACCAAAGTTGATGTGTATAGCTTTGGTGTTGTACTACTAGAGATCATCTGCTGTAGGAGAAGCGTCGATGTGGAAAATAACTGCGAAGGGAAAGCAATTTTAACCAATTGGGTTTATGATTGCTaccaagaaggaaaaatagaTGCTGTTCTAGATCACAAAACTGAGGCTTTGCATGATAAAAAGAATCTGGAAAAGAGTGTGATGGTTGCTATTTGGTGCATCCAAGAAGACCCGTCTCTTCGGCCGACTATGAGGAAGGTTGTGCAGATGCTTGAAGGAGTAGTGGAAGTGCATGCTCCACCATGTCCTTCGTCATACACCAGTTCAGCCTGA